A window of Gossypium raimondii isolate GPD5lz chromosome 7, ASM2569854v1, whole genome shotgun sequence genomic DNA:
TTTGTGGCTAGATCAATGTGGAAGTTGGGTTTAGAGTAATGGCACAAGGCATTTATGAGTTGTTATGGCTAAgattatattaaaagatttgaagaacAAATGGAGTGGACCAATAATGTTATACTATGACAATATCAACCATTAGTATTGAACACAGCCTTGTCTGACATGATTGGACTAGGCATATTGAGGTAGAAAGACATTTTATCAAGAAGAAGCTAAAGAGCTGGCTTATTTGTACTCCATATGTTTCTTCGAAAGGGCAAATAGAAGATGTCTTTACAAAAGGGCTTAACGGTAACAATTTCCATGGAGTCATCACCAAGTTGGGAATGGAAGATACCTATTCACTAGACTAAAGCGGAGTGTGGAAAATacttatctttctatttattgTATATATCTTGTATACATCTTGTTCCTaagatttaaggattaaatcatTGATTTTTAGATagattttatttcctttcttctcTAAAATAGATGCGTAACTAAGGGAATATACAAGACAAGATTTCAATTTTACAATAATGATGATTGAGAGAGGATTTGACTATTGTAGAGTAAAGGCTGGTTTTCATGAAATTGCAATGACCCTAGTTatataaagaagaagaaagaagaaattatcattaatggctttcaaaattttacatgttgTAGCGTGTTATTagttggtttaattttttttttaacgaaaattgttaaagggactaatttgagTGGCAGAATGAAAGTAAAGGGGGCAaagtgattgaaaaataaaaaaaaaaactaaaagatgtaaagtgaaattttacTATAGTAGAAGGGTAATATAAATTAAGTTATCAACAAGTGTCGagtgtaataataaaatataatattacattCCTAGTGAAAGCATTTAAGTTCTAACCTTGAACATGATATTATTAATAGAGATAAACATGAATCTCGGATATAAAgcataaaattgaaatgaaaaatatttaaaaaaaaaaatcttatttccAGAACCAGGAATAAAAGGGTTATAAATGTAATATTAGCTGAGCAACGGCTAAATCCagcaaaaatgaaataaaatccaaatacaaaaaaagaaaaaggtatttGCAGTGTGGCCTTGGcatttgtgttttgttttgtatttaaGATACTATCTATTATTTCCTGCATGCAACTGCCTTACCATGTTGCAGATGATATCTTAGCCGTTCATCTACTGTCAATTTTCATTACATGTTTTTATGTcccttgttttgtttttcttctagCTTTACCCTCACTcttctttactttattttcacatttatttctaataattttattagctcttctctctctctctcttattTTCTTACAACATTGCCCCACTTTCTTTCCAGTTGTTTCCATTTTCCTCAGCTCACTCTTTTTCTCCATCGTTGTCTCTTCTCTTCAACTCTGGGTCTCGTTTGTTTCCCCAGAAAATTCTGAGATGGCTTGGCTTCTTATTCTTGTTCTTGTTTTCGCCGTTTCTCAAGCAACAGCTGATGAAGGTAAAACCTTTTATCTGCCTCATATCTCTCCTCAATCTTTGTTTTAGACTTCATTTGAAGGGATTTTGCTTTCTGGGATTTCTTTTCTTCCCTTTACTTCTTCTGAGTCATTTATTACTTGAAATGTGATGAACTTGAACTGTTGCTGAAGTAACTTGGAAATAGTGTTTGATAAAGAGTTTGATGAACATGAGCATGTTCTAGAAACAGTGTTTTGACTGTAATGaagttcttttaaatttttacttagaTTGGGGGGATTTAGTAGGTTTAAAGCATTAAATTGGGGAATAAGCAAGGACAAAAGGGCGGTTGGGAGGTgctaaaagagagaaaaaaatattaatatgtatgacatatatacatatatgtggcCTACATGTCAGATAATGAAAACATAACTGATAACTCTCCAGAGAAGAAAGGTACATAATCGGATATAAAGGGGATACTTATTTTATTGCGGGCCATGGATTTTTCTGTGTATAATGTGCAAGCCAGCTTTCATGCTGGGGATGGGGGATTTAAGGGATAGTTTTCCCTCACTTTGTTCATATTTTCCCACTACTATTGCCTTCTTTTgttgaatttagataaaaaaaaaaaggaaaatgataaCCCAAAACCCAAGGTAGAAAAAAAATCCCAGTTTGGAGTTTCTTTATGTTTAGATTgctatgatatatattttatatatttgtttttgtctGAGACTTTATGTTCGGTAGCTACATTCAACTCCGACTAAGTCCAGAGACCCTAATCGAAGGGTAAAGCATTTTCAGTGAAAACCTCGTCATTGAAGTCCTTAGCCCTTGACATAACAAGCATTGcgatatatattttatatttaaacactaatttaatgtaaaataaatattagatataGTTTATAGATCCTTAATAGAAAGATTCTTTTGGATTAATTGGACTTAATGCTAAGAtggtttttaatatataaaacaaagaggTTAAGTATAGATTTTTTATTGGTTAAACTGGATTTTAACTGATTCAACTATCATCCAGCAGCTAAGGTCCTTGAGGTCATTTCATTTGCtcattttagtcctttcttgtgttttcttttaagaaaaaaaattcttggGCAGTGACATAACCATTGTCTTGGTAATGAAAAAATGGTCAAAAGATTACTGGACCTAGGTAATATTGCCTAGATATTAGAAAATGTTGTTGGCACTGGAATAGGGAACATGCCATGCTCcattattatatacatatatatttgtcTTAATCCTTTTGATGTAGTTAACATGCACCCATGTCTCTATAATTTTTAAGTGAAATATTCACATGGAGAAGTTTCTGTGTCAGAACTCTATTTTAGTACTATCTTGTTATAAAATAACAGTTTATTCGGTAGCAGTTATGCGAATATATACTCTAAAACCCCTTTAAATgcttaaaaaaacttatatatgaCACACATTCATATCCCAGGTGGTTGGTCCTTGATGTAATATTGCAAAATGTgttgttttaattgtttttgtctAATGTTGTTGTTGCAGAACCATATATTGGAGTGAATATAGGGACAGATCTATCAATCATGCCCCACCCAACTCAAGTGGTTGCTCTTCTTAAAGCTCAGCAAATCCGACACATTAGACTGTACGATGCAGACCGAGGTATGCTAGTTGCTCTTGCAAATTCTGGCATTCGAGTTATGGTTTCCATCCCCAATGAGCAACTTCTCGGCATTGGCCAATCGAATTCCACTGCAGCTAATTGGGTCTCTCGGAACATCGTTGCACATTATCCAGCAACCAACATCACGGCAATTTGTGTTGGTTCCGAGGTTTTGACTACTCTTCCTAATGCAGCACGGATACTTGTCAATGCCATGAAGTTCATTCACTCGGCCCTTGTGGCATCGAATTTAGACAaccaaatcaaagtttcatCACCTCTTGCTTCGTCCATAATCCTTGATTCTTTCCCACCTTCCCAAGCCTTCTTCAATCGCTCGTGGAATCCGGTTTTGGTCCCTATGCTTAATTTCTTGCAGTCGACAGGGTCGTATCTCATGCTTAACATATACCCTTACTATGACTATATGCAATCAAATGGTGTGATTCCACTAGACTATGCACTTTTCAAGCCTCTCTCTCCGACTAAGGAAGCTGTGGACGCTAACACACTTGTCCACTACTCCAATGTCTTCGATGCAATGGTTGATGCTACATATTTTGCCATGGCTTTTCTGAATTTCACTAACATTCCTGTTATAGTGACTGAAACTGGCTGGCCATCAAAAGGTGATTCCAACGAACCAGATGCAACAATGGAGAACGCCAACACTTATAACAGCAACTTGATCCGCCATGTGATGAACAAAACAGGAACTCCTAAGCGCCCAGGAATTGCTGTCAGTACTTACATCTATGAGCTCTATAATGAGGACTTGAAACCAGGGCCAAGCTCTGAGAAGAATTGGGGATTGTTCGATGCAAATGGTGACCCTATTTATATACTACGTTTGACTGATTCTGGGTCATTGCTAGCAAACGATACCACAAACCAAACTTATTGCACTGCAAAGGAAGGGGCTGATCCGAAGATGTTGCAAGCTGCTTTAGATTGGGCGTGTGGACCTGGAAAAGTTGATTGTTCACCATTGTTGCAAGGAAAACCTTGTTATGAGCCAGATAATGTGATTGCACACGCAACTTACGCATTCGACACTTACTATCACAGGATGGGGAAGACTTCGGACGCATGTGACTTCAATGGGGTTGCAGATATTACGACAACAGATCCCAGTAAGATGAATCAATACCATGCGTCGCATGCATAGATACTAATATATTGAAAAGCTTGTGTTTTACTACATTAATGCTTACAATAGAAAGAAACTAACCAGTTTGCTCGTTTTTCACAGGTCATGGATCTTGTATTTTTCCAGGAAGGTAAAAACTAAAAGCATTTTACCCCTTAGGCTTAGAGTTTTTAACTTGTTACATATAAAACGAACATGTTAATAACTTATCCTTCTCATATGCAGCCTCGGCAGGAATGGGACCATGGTAAATATAACAGCACCATCGATGAATTCAACGACTTCGGATTCACCGGGTTGGAGCATTTATGGCAGAGGAGGGTTTGGTAGCATGTTATTGGTAATCAAAGTTATGGTGTGGAGCTTAATATTGTTGTAGGGTGGTGGGATGTGTCAGCAATTtgaattgagaaaattttgagaGTAGAGAAGGTGGTGGGGGGTGAATGGATTTTGGAAATGGGTGAAAGTGGTCAATTCGATTTTGTACAAAAAGTAAGATGGAGTCGAAGTCTTTGCTAAGAACTTCATTTAAAATCCTTATTCTTTTAAGATTGAATTTGCCATTTGCTGCCAAGCTCTTTTGCATGTTTATGAAATGTTATTTGTTGCAATGCCTGTCAAAAGTCCCGGacttgaaccatttaaaatgaAACATCATTCATCAAGATTGTGTGGGAATTTCGTAAGGATTATTTGGAAAGTAGTGATAGTGTATTGCGTCTGGTATAATTGGATGTGTGGGTTCGCTCTGGGCATTTTGTGTAATACTGACCTACACAAGGCTTTTCGtgcgtttttctttgtttttttcttgaaaaagatAAATGAGGGAGGATGGTGTGGATTAATACTCAAATTTGAGGAAGATTATGAAGGTGTTCATTAAAAATACTGGTTTGTTATCTTTCTAAGTATTTGTTGGTTTTCTCTAAAGCTTGGTgctcaacttttatatttaaattttgttatttgtaaAAAAGTGACTTTaatcatcttttcattttttcaacccttaattttgtttttttttgttaaaacacccaaaatgaaggaaaaagttTGTTAATTGTTGGTgtgagttaattaatttttaaaaattaaaaatttaaaatatatttttaaaatattgttttgaatttttaaaattttaaaagttaattaattgctaacgtGATCGgttaatttaccaaaaaaagtctattttttaaaaattacgaaatgggcgatttttaattatttaccgaaTGGGCCATTTTCAATAAATCGcgccacgtcggtagcgatgtcgagtGCGTGACGAGACAttgcgtccacgtcggtagcgacttgtcgacgtggaaggaaatcgcgtccttgGGAAGCGATTTACTTCCACGTCGgcagtcgctaccgacgtgacgTGAGCGATGTGACGCGCTGCGTGAACGAAGGCTTAACGGTCAAAAaattgaccgttgccccccccaacgatcaaatttttttttactatataaaccccccccttttattttcacaaacaaattcaatatcaatttccttcaaaattctctcaattccgctcaaaattctctcaaattccttccaaaattctctcaaactctcaaattccttccaaaatcctctcaatttccttcaaaaaatctccaaatccatattaaaattttttttccattaaattttattattttaagaaaattttaaaatttttatttttttaaaataattttaaaatttttaatattttcaacaatggccggatcattgattcgtcttgataagaatcacatatcggtggagcaaatgaacatggtaagtattaaatttaaattttaaattttatttaagatatttttatttatgtatttttagatatttattaatttattttttgttataaaaggctGAAGATCAGGTATTGGAATACAATattcggaatatgcatgctcctccatcaccgttagtagagaactacctgcaggaagcgggattttggcacgtggcgacggtaggccggggatgcaagttggagccgaaactgatcagtgcgttgatcgagaggtggagacctgagacgcacacatttcatcttccatgtggagagtgcactatcactctagaagatgtccatctgcatTTGGGATTGCTTGTGGGCGGGCACCCATGGATCGGGTccgcccaatctagcaattgggaggcggtgtgctacgagcttttggcgCCGTTcggataaaatggatggaggtaaggtggagatgggctggttacgtgccaccttccccgatctgaatgaaaattcaaccgaaattgaaagaatccgatatgctcgatcatacattcttcaaataattggaggctaTCTCATGGCCGACACGTCCACGAGCCGCAGTACATCTAAGGTGGtcgctaaaactcgttgattttagagcggtagggtgaatttagttgggggtctgccgtcttggcaacgttatatcgggagatgtgcaaGGCGACcaaaccgaggagagcaaaaatcggaggatgcctgtcactactgcaatcatgggcacggtttcgctttccatttctacgtcctcgagtgaaccacctatatacattcccactcgtaacgaggtaaattttatattacattttgaaattgttatgtagattttgtaagaataaaagtatgctaaaaatttatttaattaggtggaaccattcggcgagttatcgtggattaccgtctgaacttgaagatatacggcttctattggaccaacggtcagaagcagaagtaagtattattgcaaatagatatttccatacagtcgctagtggattgatatttagtatttactatttagtattatgtatataagtaatatttctatcatgttcatgtagtttcaatggacaccatacgaggatccgcaATCCGGCAAGAAtccggaagagtttttacaaaatccggacgcttggcacgtgaaagtggtgttgatcaactatgcaactGTGGAGCCCCACCGGACAGACAGAgtcctacgacagtttggatgtagacaaccgatcctCGGACCACGAGGTGTTTGATgagcaccacaaaatcgaccttcggctattaggtGCGGATTGGCCTAGATATCGGTCGAGTacggaaatgtgggaaaatcggcatgaatatctacctactcgggaacaaatcatcgttcccgagttagcgtgcgttccagaatacatgcaatggtttaggatccatgggaagccgtatttacttacgccagaggagaggcagcggcaaatacgtgacggaagggaaaggcgcgggcctTTAAATCCAAGGGGACAAGACTACGAGGGCAGCCCATCAACGAGGCTcagacattcac
This region includes:
- the LOC105801256 gene encoding glucan endo-1,3-beta-glucosidase 2 produces the protein MAWLLILVLVFAVSQATADEEPYIGVNIGTDLSIMPHPTQVVALLKAQQIRHIRLYDADRGMLVALANSGIRVMVSIPNEQLLGIGQSNSTAANWVSRNIVAHYPATNITAICVGSEVLTTLPNAARILVNAMKFIHSALVASNLDNQIKVSSPLASSIILDSFPPSQAFFNRSWNPVLVPMLNFLQSTGSYLMLNIYPYYDYMQSNGVIPLDYALFKPLSPTKEAVDANTLVHYSNVFDAMVDATYFAMAFLNFTNIPVIVTETGWPSKGDSNEPDATMENANTYNSNLIRHVMNKTGTPKRPGIAVSTYIYELYNEDLKPGPSSEKNWGLFDANGDPIYILRLTDSGSLLANDTTNQTYCTAKEGADPKMLQAALDWACGPGKVDCSPLLQGKPCYEPDNVIAHATYAFDTYYHRMGKTSDACDFNGVADITTTDPSHGSCIFPGSLGRNGTMVNITAPSMNSTTSDSPGWSIYGRGGFGSMLLVIKVMVWSLILL